A DNA window from Halomicrobium mukohataei DSM 12286 contains the following coding sequences:
- a CDS encoding HPP family protein: protein MRDRLGRAIRTTVERVRQLQRRERHAFRAWLERTSTIVHLSVLVFVPLSIGLVTYLSNTLDALSFLLFPPLASGAYTLFANPEGEYANPAQFVGGLTIGAGCGWVGLAVSNRVVGAAAALEVTAVSAALAVLLVGAATWSIGLEEPAAYSTALLGLLVPSGQQPAFLGSVFVASLLVASVFVVWRREFYEQRATVLYQSVKGDDHVLVPMYGERADATAMLGGEIASAHDAGKVVLLDVVDDERLARAERDLLDEPETGDRAGAGSNSEAGLWDDIDRSAVADTVGRLETRAHRIETAAGVPCEVVVAVESGSLGRTILATATETNCDLVATPYAKHRGRLAPFVHELFRSDVDVLVHRSADGTTQWERALVPVRRASDVAHSMIDFAIRLTGATGEVAVCTCIGPSANRRRAESMLSNLANPFAAPIETRVARQEIVPFLRGTAPAYDLVLIGASRDRSAASRFVAPPTFESIAEMDTDVAIVDRG, encoded by the coding sequence ATGCGCGACCGCCTCGGGCGGGCGATTCGGACGACCGTCGAGCGGGTCCGCCAACTCCAGCGCCGCGAGCGCCACGCGTTTCGCGCCTGGCTGGAGCGGACTTCGACGATCGTCCACCTCTCCGTGCTGGTCTTCGTCCCGCTGTCGATCGGGCTGGTCACCTACCTCTCGAACACGCTCGACGCACTCTCTTTCCTGCTGTTCCCGCCGCTGGCTTCGGGTGCGTACACGCTCTTTGCCAACCCGGAGGGCGAGTACGCGAACCCCGCGCAGTTCGTCGGCGGGCTGACGATCGGCGCGGGCTGTGGCTGGGTCGGTCTGGCCGTCTCGAACCGGGTGGTCGGCGCGGCGGCGGCACTGGAGGTGACGGCCGTCTCGGCCGCTCTGGCCGTGTTGCTCGTCGGTGCGGCCACGTGGTCGATCGGCCTCGAAGAGCCGGCGGCGTACTCGACGGCGCTGCTGGGGTTACTCGTCCCCTCGGGCCAGCAACCGGCCTTCCTCGGGAGCGTCTTCGTCGCGAGCCTGCTCGTCGCGAGCGTCTTCGTCGTCTGGCGGCGGGAGTTCTACGAACAGCGCGCGACGGTGCTGTACCAGTCGGTCAAGGGCGACGATCACGTCCTCGTCCCGATGTACGGCGAGCGGGCGGACGCGACGGCGATGCTGGGCGGCGAGATCGCCAGCGCGCACGACGCGGGCAAGGTGGTGTTGCTCGACGTGGTCGACGACGAGCGACTGGCACGCGCCGAGCGAGACCTGCTGGACGAACCCGAGACCGGTGACCGGGCGGGTGCTGGGTCGAACTCCGAAGCGGGACTGTGGGACGACATCGACCGGTCGGCGGTCGCGGACACGGTCGGTCGGCTGGAGACGCGGGCCCACCGCATCGAGACGGCCGCCGGTGTCCCCTGTGAGGTCGTCGTGGCCGTCGAGAGCGGGTCGCTGGGTCGGACGATCCTCGCGACGGCGACCGAGACGAACTGCGATCTCGTCGCCACGCCCTACGCCAAGCACCGCGGTCGGCTCGCGCCGTTCGTCCACGAGCTGTTCCGGAGCGACGTGGACGTACTGGTCCACCGCTCGGCCGACGGCACGACCCAGTGGGAGCGGGCACTGGTCCCCGTCCGGCGGGCCAGCGACGTGGCCCACAGCATGATCGACTTCGCGATCCGGCTCACCGGAGCCACCGGCGAGGTCGCCGTCTGTACCTGTATCGGTCCGTCGGCCAACCGGCGACGCGCCGAGTCGATGCTGTCGAACCTCGCGAACCCGTTCGCGGCACCGATCGAGACCCGCGTCGCCAGACAGGAGATCGTCCCCTTCCTGCGCGGGACGGCACCCGCCTACGACCTCGTCCTCATCGGTGCCAGCCGCGACCGAAGCGCAGCCTCTCGGTTCGTCGCGCCGCCGACCTTCGAGAGCATCGCCGAGATGGACACCGACGTGGCCATCGTCGACCGCGGCTAG
- a CDS encoding SDR family NAD(P)-dependent oxidoreductase produces the protein MSVLDRFRLDGQTAIVTGGNRGIGRAIAQALAEAGADVAIGNRDAESGRRAAEEIEAATDATVRAYEADVTDEAQVEALVEATVEAFGGVDVLVNNAGITVHAPAEEMTVEQFQRVVDVNLTGTFRCAKHAGRAMLDTADQNDESARGGVGSIVNLSSMSARVANYPQHQVAYNATKGAVDSFTRQLASEWADDGIRVNAVAPGYVRTDPVDEALREDPELEALWKSEMLLDEMARPEDIAPLVVYLASEASWYVTGSSVLIDGGYTVR, from the coding sequence GTGAGCGTCCTCGATCGCTTCCGCCTCGACGGACAGACGGCGATCGTCACCGGCGGCAACCGCGGGATCGGCCGAGCGATCGCACAGGCGCTGGCAGAAGCCGGGGCCGACGTGGCGATCGGCAACCGCGACGCCGAGAGCGGCCGGCGGGCGGCCGAGGAGATCGAGGCCGCGACCGACGCGACCGTGCGGGCCTACGAGGCCGACGTGACCGACGAAGCGCAGGTCGAGGCGCTGGTCGAGGCGACGGTCGAGGCGTTCGGAGGGGTGGACGTGCTCGTGAACAACGCCGGCATCACCGTCCACGCGCCCGCCGAGGAGATGACCGTCGAGCAGTTCCAGCGCGTCGTCGACGTGAACCTCACCGGGACCTTCCGGTGTGCGAAACACGCTGGCCGGGCGATGCTCGACACTGCCGATCAGAACGACGAGAGCGCCCGCGGCGGCGTCGGCTCGATCGTCAACCTCTCGTCGATGTCTGCCCGCGTCGCCAACTACCCCCAGCACCAGGTCGCGTACAACGCGACGAAGGGTGCCGTCGATTCGTTCACGCGACAGCTGGCCTCGGAGTGGGCCGACGACGGCATCCGCGTCAACGCCGTCGCACCGGGCTACGTCCGCACCGATCCGGTCGACGAGGCGCTGCGCGAGGACCCCGAACTGGAAGCGCTGTGGAAATCGGAGATGCTCCTCGACGAGATGGCTCGCCCCGAGGACATCGCGCCGCTGGTGGTCTACCTCGCCAGTGAAGCCTCGTGGTACGTCACCGGCTCGTCGGTGCTGATCGACGGCGGCTACACGGTGCGGTGA
- a CDS encoding tRNA (N(6)-L-threonylcarbamoyladenosine(37)-C(2))-methylthiotransferase — MAQYHIETYGCTSNRGETQEIEQALREGGHYPADGPEEADVAILNTCTVLEKTERNMLRRAEELDAETPGDLVVTGCMALAQGEEFRAADVDAEVLHWDDVPQHVLNGECPTVTPDTETVLDGVVGILPIARGCMSDCSYCITKQATGRIESPSVEENVEKARALVHAGAKELRVTGQDTGVYGWDTNQGESLLPELLERICTEIDGEFRVRVGMANPKGVHGVREELARVFAEHDELYNFLHAPVQSGSDDVLADMRRQHAVGEYVAVVDTFDEYLDYWTLSTDFIVGFPSETESDFQQSMALLRETRPEKINVTRFSKRPGTDAADMKGLGGQIKKDRSKAMSELKMDVTGDAYEAMLGEQKRVLLTEDGTDDSLVGYDEAYRQVVVVDAQQRGLEVGDFVDCEITSHNTVYAFGEPI, encoded by the coding sequence ATGGCCCAGTATCACATCGAGACGTACGGGTGTACGTCAAACCGCGGCGAGACCCAGGAGATCGAGCAGGCGCTTCGCGAGGGGGGCCACTACCCCGCCGACGGGCCCGAGGAGGCCGACGTGGCGATCCTCAACACCTGTACCGTCCTCGAGAAAACGGAGCGCAACATGCTTCGACGGGCCGAGGAACTCGACGCGGAGACGCCCGGAGATCTGGTCGTCACCGGCTGTATGGCGCTGGCACAGGGCGAGGAGTTCCGCGCGGCCGACGTTGACGCCGAGGTGCTCCACTGGGACGACGTGCCCCAGCACGTCCTCAACGGCGAGTGTCCGACGGTCACGCCCGATACGGAGACCGTGCTCGACGGCGTCGTCGGCATCCTGCCGATCGCGCGTGGCTGTATGTCCGACTGTTCCTACTGTATCACCAAGCAGGCGACCGGTCGGATCGAGTCGCCGTCGGTCGAGGAAAACGTCGAGAAGGCCCGAGCGCTGGTCCACGCCGGTGCGAAGGAGCTCCGCGTCACGGGCCAGGACACCGGCGTCTACGGCTGGGACACCAATCAGGGCGAGAGCCTGCTGCCCGAGCTGCTAGAGCGGATCTGCACCGAGATCGACGGCGAGTTCCGGGTCCGGGTGGGGATGGCCAACCCGAAGGGCGTCCACGGCGTCCGCGAGGAGCTGGCCCGCGTCTTCGCCGAGCACGACGAGCTGTACAACTTCCTGCACGCGCCGGTCCAGTCCGGCAGCGACGACGTGCTCGCGGACATGCGCCGCCAGCACGCCGTGGGCGAGTACGTCGCGGTCGTCGACACCTTCGACGAGTACCTGGACTACTGGACGCTGTCGACCGACTTCATCGTCGGCTTCCCCAGCGAGACGGAATCTGACTTCCAGCAGTCGATGGCGCTACTGCGCGAGACCCGCCCGGAGAAGATCAACGTCACCCGCTTCTCGAAGCGTCCCGGCACGGACGCCGCCGACATGAAGGGGCTGGGCGGCCAGATCAAGAAGGACCGCTCGAAGGCGATGTCCGAGCTGAAGATGGACGTGACCGGCGACGCCTACGAAGCCATGCTCGGCGAGCAAAAGCGGGTCCTCCTGACCGAAGACGGCACCGACGACTCGCTGGTGGGCTACGACGAGGCGTACCGACAGGTCGTCGTCGTCGACGCACAGCAGCGCGGGCTCGAAGTCGGCGACTTCGTCGACTGCGAGATCACCAGTCACAACACCGTCTACGCGTTCGGCGAACCGATATAA
- a CDS encoding DUF63 family protein, protein MQILPTSFALPPLPYLVVLLGGAGLVTALLSAAEPEIDQRAVVSLLPWMAIGGAFHAFEQLALYPPLYEPLFGTPAVYLTTLLLTGGVWLALQAVGIVRGNEDTVVRNLGLVGTAIFVVLVVVRIWQSIAQPTFSPVWPAVSLIVALAVTALVVLAISLWRTPVFVRTRYAGPVVVFAHALDGVSTAIGADVVGASEQSPLPRLIMEFAGQLPTADLLGVGWLFLLVKLVIAAAIVVSFNRYLADEPTEGALVFSLIAAVGMGPATNNLFLFLAPAF, encoded by the coding sequence ATGCAGATCCTACCGACGAGCTTCGCGCTGCCGCCGCTCCCGTATCTCGTCGTCCTGCTCGGTGGGGCCGGGCTGGTGACGGCACTGCTCTCGGCCGCGGAACCCGAGATCGACCAGCGGGCAGTGGTGTCCCTGCTGCCGTGGATGGCGATCGGCGGTGCCTTCCACGCCTTCGAGCAGCTGGCGCTGTACCCGCCCCTGTACGAACCGCTGTTCGGGACGCCAGCGGTGTACCTGACGACCCTCCTCCTGACCGGCGGCGTCTGGCTCGCTCTCCAGGCCGTCGGTATCGTCCGGGGAAACGAAGACACCGTCGTCCGCAATCTCGGGCTGGTCGGGACGGCGATCTTCGTCGTGCTGGTCGTCGTCCGCATCTGGCAGTCGATCGCACAGCCGACGTTCTCGCCGGTGTGGCCGGCGGTGTCGCTGATCGTCGCGCTGGCCGTGACGGCGCTGGTGGTGCTGGCGATCAGCCTGTGGCGCACGCCCGTGTTCGTCCGGACGCGGTACGCGGGTCCGGTCGTCGTCTTCGCCCACGCGCTCGACGGCGTCTCGACCGCGATCGGTGCCGACGTGGTCGGGGCCAGCGAGCAGTCGCCGCTGCCGCGTCTGATCATGGAGTTCGCCGGCCAGCTCCCGACGGCCGACCTGCTCGGTGTCGGGTGGCTGTTCCTGCTGGTGAAGCTGGTGATCGCGGCCGCGATCGTCGTCTCGTTCAACCGCTATCTGGCCGACGAGCCGACCGAGGGGGCGCTCGTCTTCTCGCTCATCGCCGCGGTCGGAATGGGGCCGGCCACGAACAATCTGTTCCTGTTCCTGGCACCGGCGTTCTGA
- the deoC gene encoding deoxyribose-phosphate aldolase: MDTVPERIEHTVLGPTTRWADVQTVLDEAAQHGLRACIPPCYVERADEYADVPLSTVVNFPHGQGATDAVAAEATEAWDDGADEIDVVCNVGQLKAGADAAVEETISEVVAAVPIPVKVIVEAPLLTDGEKHRAGEIVAEAGAEFCKTATGFSDGGATVADVELLSQYRPVKASGGVGSWERAKAMFDAGAERIGASSGVTIAEEWRAAEGGEDA; the protein is encoded by the coding sequence ATGGACACCGTCCCCGAGCGCATCGAACACACGGTGCTGGGACCGACGACGCGGTGGGCCGACGTACAGACAGTGCTCGACGAGGCGGCCCAACACGGACTGCGAGCCTGTATCCCACCGTGTTACGTCGAACGGGCCGACGAGTACGCGGACGTACCGCTCAGCACGGTCGTGAACTTTCCCCACGGCCAGGGCGCGACCGACGCCGTCGCGGCGGAAGCGACGGAGGCGTGGGACGACGGTGCCGACGAGATCGACGTGGTCTGTAACGTCGGCCAGCTGAAGGCCGGTGCCGACGCGGCCGTCGAGGAGACGATCTCGGAAGTGGTCGCGGCCGTGCCGATCCCGGTGAAGGTGATCGTCGAAGCGCCGCTCCTGACCGACGGCGAGAAGCACCGGGCCGGCGAGATCGTCGCGGAGGCCGGTGCCGAGTTCTGCAAGACGGCGACGGGTTTCTCCGACGGTGGCGCGACGGTCGCCGACGTGGAACTGTTGAGCCAGTACCGGCCGGTCAAGGCCAGTGGCGGCGTCGGCTCCTGGGAGCGAGCGAAGGCCATGTTCGACGCCGGGGCCGAGCGCATCGGCGCGTCGAGTGGCGTGACGATCGCCGAGGAGTGGCGGGCCGCCGAGGGCGGTGAGGACGCGTGA
- a CDS encoding nucleoside phosphorylase — protein MAKQPHLLVEDGDLNDIALVPGDPGRVDRIAAQCDEATTVARNREYKVVNATYEGCDLTICSTGIGSPSAAIAIEELHAVGVETVIRVGTTGALQSDIEIGDMVVATGAAKDEGTTERYEAETVPAVPDYAVLSALVEAAEANGESVHVGPIATDDAFYAETDEYVSAWEAAGLLAVEMEAAALFSLARRKGMAAGAICTVDGNLVEGTQKGETDDEELPEKAKNNVERAITLALETAASL, from the coding sequence ATGGCAAAGCAGCCCCACCTGCTCGTCGAGGACGGCGATCTGAACGACATCGCGCTCGTTCCCGGCGATCCGGGCCGCGTCGACCGGATCGCCGCCCAGTGTGACGAGGCGACGACGGTCGCCCGGAACCGCGAGTACAAGGTCGTCAACGCGACCTACGAGGGTTGCGACCTGACGATCTGCTCGACCGGCATCGGCTCGCCGTCGGCGGCGATCGCGATCGAGGAACTCCACGCCGTCGGGGTCGAGACGGTCATCCGGGTCGGCACGACGGGCGCGCTCCAGTCCGACATCGAGATCGGCGACATGGTCGTCGCCACGGGCGCGGCCAAAGACGAGGGGACGACCGAGCGATACGAGGCCGAGACGGTGCCGGCCGTGCCGGACTACGCGGTGCTGTCGGCGCTGGTCGAGGCCGCCGAGGCCAACGGCGAGTCCGTCCACGTCGGTCCGATCGCGACGGACGACGCCTTCTACGCCGAGACCGACGAGTACGTTTCGGCGTGGGAAGCGGCGGGCCTGCTGGCCGTCGAGATGGAGGCCGCCGCGCTGTTCTCGCTGGCCCGTCGCAAGGGGATGGCCGCTGGCGCGATCTGTACCGTCGACGGCAACCTCGTCGAGGGGACCCAGAAGGGCGAGACCGACGACGAGGAACTGCCCGAGAAGGCAAAGAACAACGTCGAGCGAGCGATCACGCTGGCACTGGAGACGGCCGCGTCGCTGTAG